In Vibrio mangrovi, the DNA window AATAAATTCAATATGTGCCATGTTCGTTTTCCTTCCTCAGGAATATAACGTTTGTTCAACATAACAAATCAGCCGAACAGACTAAATGACATCCGGCTTCAGCCATTTGGTTCAACGCATTTTCTTCATCGCCGGAATTCAGATTAACAGCACGGCAGGCATCCTGAATCACATAGGTTTTAAAACCCAGCGCTGCTGCATCAAGTGCTGTAAATAAAACGCAGTAGTCTGTTGCAAGCCCTGCTATATATAATTCACATGGATGAATCGTATTCAAATAATCATTAAGTCCGGTTGCCTGTTGCTTTCCGTTATCAAAAAAACCACTGTAACTATCAATATCCGGATGACTGCCTTTATATACGATATGCTCGATTTTATCCGTGGTTAACCCCGGGATAAATTCAGCTCCCCAGGTAGACTGAACGCAGTGATCAGGCCATAGAATCTGTTCAACACCATTAAGCTCAATTATTTCACCAGGAGACTGATGATGAACGGAAGCAAAACTGCCATGTCCGGCAGGATGCCAGTCCTGAGTGGCTATCACGTGGTCAAAGTAAGGCATTAACCGGTTAATCACAGCAACGACACTATCACCATCCGGAACAGGTAAAGCACCAGAAGGTGAAAAATCATTCTGAACATCAACTATAATTAAAGTTTTACTCACACCATCCTCCTGAATGTAACGATTGCTATATGACTGCACAACAAGAACTCACAATGATATATGACATATATCTGACACAGAATCGATATCGTTTATGTGATATGTATCGGTCGAATGCAACATAGAAAATTCACAGCGACCATACAAGTTTGTTACATAATTCGGTTTAAATTTATTGATCATATTGATAGTTTGTAACTATCTAACGAAAGGAACCAGATTTTTTACTGATTATTATCCGTCAAATATTATATGTGTCTATTAAATCGGCATGCAAACGTTAACGCTTTTACATCCTTCTGACGAGAGAGAGGAAAATTACGAAAAGAAAAACGAAGAAATTTTTCTCACATTAGAGACTATATAGCACATTTTTTATTTTTTTAGATAATTTTAGTTTATTTTATATTTTATTCACTACGCCGCTTCCCTCCTAGAGATTTGCTATCTGTACCAAGATAACCCTCCCCTTTTCTGACAATTATGACGATAAGCAACTATTTACATTAAAACCAAGAGCAAATAACTTAAATTCACATGGAGGATTCAAAAAGGGAATAATTTGTTTCAGGACATTCACAAACGAAATAAAACCATTCTTTTCATAAGGAATGATTTTCATTTTATGTATCAATAATAATGATGTAACGAATATGTTTTAAAAACATATAAATAAGAGAGTTCAGCTCCTCAATTAGGGTTCACTTATCTATTGCTTGTTAGCCAGCGTATGGCAGCAGATGTTTTAGAAAGGAACTCACTTAAATTTAAACAAAGAAGCATCGAATCGGGTAGCGCTATATGTGGTTGTCATCCCATACAGAATCACATTGCAAAATGTGGCGATGATAAACAATTGAACAATTGAAGTTTGGCGGTAGGTAGATATGAATAACGTTATATGTAGCAAATACGGCATCACACTACGGAAATGGAATGATGAAGACATTCAAGGGTATGCAACACTGGCTTCTGATGAAGAGAATATGAAGTTCATTTCTTCCGGAAATGCCAGAACAATCGATATCATCAAAGATGAAGTTGATCGGTTCAGACAAAACCAGGAGCAGAAAGGATGGGCTCGTTGGGTTGTTTCACAGGGTCCTAATGCTCCTTTTATGGGTTACGCCGGATTTGAAGAGAAGCAGTTCGGTATTAACTTCGGTATGCGCTATTTGCCGAAATATTGGGGAACGCCCTGGACTTACCTTGCGGGACATGCAGCACTATGCTGGGCCTTTGATGTTCTTGGTTTTACTTCAGTCTATACACTCACCAACATCAAACACACACGTGCAATTCAGATGAATCTGAAATATCTCAACCTTGATCGTCGTCAGTGTCGGGTGGTTTCAACTCAATTTGGAGATCACTTAAAGATTGACTACACCAGAGATAATTTCTTTGCAGTCAGAGATAAAAACGAAAACACTGCTCAAAAACTATTCCAGTACATTCAGAAACAGGAAGCACGGGAAACAGTACATGCAAAATATTGAGCAAACCATATCATGCCGGGATGTTCCCATCTCGGCATTATGTGATGTGAAATTATGGAACCATTTCTCGCCACTCACAGCCTTGTATATGCCGTTTGGCTTTTTATTACTGCTTTTCCGTCTGCTGCTTATCGGTGCTTACGGCGTGATATTCCCACTGTTCCCCGTTTCCCGGAGAAAAAGGATATATCGGATCTTCATTCGCATGCTGGGTATACGGGTTCGCTGTAATATGACATCGCAGGAAGTCGGTCAACATACTGCCGGATGTGTGGTTGCATCAACACATGTCAGTATTTTTGACCATATTCCCGGTTTGGCAATGCCACACGCCACGCTGATGATAGACAAGTCAGACAGTCCATTGGGTAAATTTGTCGGCTATATACTATTCAAAGGTTCGGATTCCAACTATTGGCTGGTAAGAAATCAGCGTCAGTTGGTGCAATGCTTCAGACAATGGAACAAATCTCCGGAACAACATGCGCTGTACATCACACCGGAGGCAACAATCAACAACGGTAAAGCACTTTTCAGGTTCCGTCCTGAGTTCATGATCAGAGGACAGCCGGTTGTACCTCTGGCGTTGAAAGTTAAATTACCTTTTGGTTTATCTCCAAGTCCAATGATGTCTCCGGGATATGTCCGCTTCCTGACGATCCTCATGATGCCATACATTCATTTTGAGGTGACTTATCTGGATAAACTCCACTATTCCAAGGAGCAGGCACCACAGGAATTTGCAGATACAGTTCAGCAGGCTATTGCAGATTATCTGGAAATTCCGGCAACACGCTGGACCAAAGACGACAAATACAGTTACAGAGAGCAGTTAAAACAGTCATGAACGTCATTTTTGATTTTGATAATACTTTACTCCCGGAAGAAAGTACGGTTGAAGTATTGAAAATAGCATTAAGCCATAAAAAAGGCGGCCATGAAACGATGCAGTATCTGGCAGATATCGCTCCCCGGGCATTTGCCGGAAAGTCGACATGGCAGGAAAAACTGTTAATGCTGAAAACAGCCATGTCTGTCACCAGACAAACGGTAGATCAGTATGTCGCCAGCCGGGTTAATGCTTTAAACCCGGTATTAAAGGAAACACTGCAGTCCCTGACCAACAAAGGCGTAAAGCTGCATGTGATTTCGGGAGGTTACACTGAATGGATCACGCCACTGTTAAGTGCCTGGGAAATTCAGTGTGATCAGATTACCGCAAATCGTTTTATCTGGCTGGGAAACCGGGTCGTGGCAATACGTCCCTCCCCCTTACTTTCATCGAAAGGAAAAGTTCAGGTAATTCACCACTGGAAAAGCCAGAATAAAACAACCGGGAAATTCATTATTGTCGGAGATGGTTCAGCCGATCAGGACACACTACGCTACAACGCCAGTGACGCTTTCGTTTCTGCTGAATATTTTCAGAATAATCAACTTCCTGAAATGGATCAGATGAGGCGTGCTTCAACCCCCGAAGAAGTTGGTCAGCACATTGATCATTTTTTAACGCAGCTCTCCCCCGCTGTTGTTTATTAACGCCTCATCTACCACACCTTCAGTGGACCATCCGGTCCACTGAGTCTTCTTTAAAACTATTCTTATTATTTCTTCTAAAACTATCCTTTACGCTGATAACACCGTTCCGGTCGGCCGACAGTTCCATAGTTCACATCAGAGATCAGCTCTCCCGTTCCAATCAGGTATTCCAGATAGCGTCTTGCTGTTGTTCGGCTTGCTCCCATTTTCTCCCCGGCTTCATCCGCGGTCAGACTGACATTTTCATGAAACAGCTTGCGAATTTTATCCAAAGTTACCGCATCGATGCCCTTCGGCAATTTTTCTGTCCCACTTACCGATGCTCCGGTTGAATTTGACAGCATCTTATCCACCAGCCCCTGATCCAGACCACCGGCTTCCGTCAATTGCTGGCGCAGTAACTGATACTTCTGCATCGCTGCTTCAAGACGGGAGAAAACCACGGGTTTGAGCAAATAGTCGACAACACCGTAACGCATTGCCTGTTGCAACGTTCCGACATCTCTGGCTGCTGTAATCAAGATCACATCACACTCATCCTGATTGGTCCTCGACTGCTGCAAAATATCCAGACCGGTACCATCGGGCAAATAAACATCCAACAAAACTAAATCCGGTGACAACAGGGACAACTGCATCTCTGCTTCCACTTTATTGGTGGCAATTCCAACAACTTCAAATCCACCAATCTGTTCCAGATAACGCTGGTGAAGCTGAGCAATAACCAGATCATCTTCAATAATCATGACTCTGGTATTCATACCAATGGTTCCTTCGGCAAATAAACCGTCATTCTTGTACCACTTCCTTTTTTATCGAACATTTCCAATTGTCCGTGATATCTGTCGGTTAACTGCTGTACCAGAAACAGTCCGACACCACGCCCCTGATTACTTTTACTGGAAACGCCTCTTTCGGTCAGAATATCAGCACTTACCCCTTCCGGCAGTCCGCATCCCTGATCATCAACTTCCAGAACAATCTCATTGCCATAGTCACTGACAGATACCTCAATTATACGTCTCTCATGGGCAATATGTTTACTCTGCCGTACAGATGTCAACACAGCATCAAAGGCATTATCAATCAGGTTTCCCAAAATGGTGACAACATCTTCAGAGTGAAGATGGCCCGGCAAAACGTCCAGTTTGGTCCCTTCTTCAACCCGGAGTTCCAGTGACAATTCACGGGCTCGCTCACTCTTGCCCAGTAACATCCCGGCAATCAACGGATCTTTAATGGCTCCACGCAGAAATTCGATCAGCGTTTGATAATGTTCAGTTTCCTGACCGATCAGCTGCTGCACCGCTTCAAGCTCCCCCATCTGTACTAATCCACTGATAGTATTCAGTTTATTCCTGTGTTCATGGGTTTGGGAGCGTAAAAGCTCTGCATACGCTTTTGTCTGGGAAAGTTGTTCTGTTAAGTCATTAATTTCATCACGAAGCCGGAAACTGGCAACGGCTCCGACCACACGTCCATCGACCACGATCGGACTTCGGTTGGCAATCAACCATTTACGATTCAGGTACAGCTCGATATCACTATCGGTTTTTCCGGTTTCCAGCAATGTATAAAGATTACTGTCCTGCAGAGAATCGGTTAACAGCCGATTTAATGCCGTCTCTTTATGAATACCCAGAATATCGCAGGCACTACGGTTGACAGAGCGAAGATAACCCTTTTCATCAATACTCAGAATTCCTTCTTTCAAGGTACTCATCGTCACATCAAGCTCACCATAAAGCCGGCCGATTTCTTCAGGTTCAAACCCTAAAATGGCTTTTTGAAAACGGCGGGATACATAACCGGAAATCAACCCATTCACGATGACGACCAATACAACAATGATCAGTAAGTAATGCAAATAAGGTTCAATTCTGTCTTGCAAACGTTCAATCAGGTATCCGACAGACACAACACCGATAATATGACCGGATGCATCAATGACTGCTGATTTCCCCCGTACGGAGCGACCGAGTGAACCATGAGCAAATGAGACATAGGACAGTCCTTTCTGAAGCGCTTGCTGGTTATCTCCTCCCACCATAGGCAAACCAATTCTTTCGTCCAGCGGGTGAACCAGCCGAATTCCCCGATTATCACCAATAACAATAAATGCAGCGCCAATCATATAGGCCAGATCACGATAATGCTTTTGCTGACTCGTATCTCCCTGATGAATCATATCGATCACTTCCGGGGACTCGGACAGATACGTAGCTACGCGCAATGCTTTTTGCCCCATATCTTCCTCTTGCTGATGTCTGATATAGGAAAAACCGGCTAAAGCCAGAATCAGCAGTTCAATTAGTCCTGAGAAAGTCATCATGATCAGCATCCGTTTGCGAAAGCTGATCTCATTCCATGTCATATGTACCTCCAGAAAAGAAGCCGTACATTAACACTTATCTAACATTGTTAAGAGTACCATGATGAATAACTGTGATTGATTCAACGCATTCATATATCACCGTGCACAATATGAACAAAATGCCCGTAATACCCATTATTCCAATTTATTACCACAAACAAGACAACCAATTAACATTTATATAACTTTTGCAATGCAATACCGCATGGATTGCCAACCCTGCAAATACAATAAATAAATTGCACCCTGCAAAAGGAACGTGAAATATGAAGCGACTGAAATCCCGCCTGATGATATCCATCCTCGCTGCTGGCTTTTCTGTAAGCACACTGGCCGCAGATATTGAAAAAATCCACTTTCTGATTCCCGGAGGTGCCGGTGGCGGCTGGGATATGACAGCCCGTGGAACCGGTGATGTCCTGCTGAAAACCAAACTGATTGATACCGTATCTTTCCAGAATATGTCTGGTGGTGGCGGTGGAAAAGCAATCGCCCATTTGATTGAGACGGCAGATCGTCAGGAAGATACCCTGATGGTAAATTCAACTCCGATTGTTGTCCGCTCTCTTTCAGGCGTCTTCCCTCAATCCTTCCGGGATTTAACTCCGGTTGCATCGATTGTTTCCGATT includes these proteins:
- a CDS encoding response regulator, giving the protein MNTRVMIIEDDLVIAQLHQRYLEQIGGFEVVGIATNKVEAEMQLSLLSPDLVLLDVYLPDGTGLDILQQSRTNQDECDVILITAARDVGTLQQAMRYGVVDYLLKPVVFSRLEAAMQKYQLLRQQLTEAGGLDQGLVDKMLSNSTGASVSGTEKLPKGIDAVTLDKIRKLFHENVSLTADEAGEKMGASRTTARRYLEYLIGTGELISDVNYGTVGRPERCYQRKG
- the pncA gene encoding bifunctional nicotinamidase/pyrazinamidase, producing the protein MSKTLIIVDVQNDFSPSGALPVPDGDSVVAVINRLMPYFDHVIATQDWHPAGHGSFASVHHQSPGEIIELNGVEQILWPDHCVQSTWGAEFIPGLTTDKIEHIVYKGSHPDIDSYSGFFDNGKQQATGLNDYLNTIHPCELYIAGLATDYCVLFTALDAAALGFKTYVIQDACRAVNLNSGDEENALNQMAEAGCHLVCSADLLC
- a CDS encoding sensor histidine kinase, yielding MTWNEISFRKRMLIMMTFSGLIELLILALAGFSYIRHQQEEDMGQKALRVATYLSESPEVIDMIHQGDTSQQKHYRDLAYMIGAAFIVIGDNRGIRLVHPLDERIGLPMVGGDNQQALQKGLSYVSFAHGSLGRSVRGKSAVIDASGHIIGVVSVGYLIERLQDRIEPYLHYLLIIVVLVVIVNGLISGYVSRRFQKAILGFEPEEIGRLYGELDVTMSTLKEGILSIDEKGYLRSVNRSACDILGIHKETALNRLLTDSLQDSNLYTLLETGKTDSDIELYLNRKWLIANRSPIVVDGRVVGAVASFRLRDEINDLTEQLSQTKAYAELLRSQTHEHRNKLNTISGLVQMGELEAVQQLIGQETEHYQTLIEFLRGAIKDPLIAGMLLGKSERARELSLELRVEEGTKLDVLPGHLHSEDVVTILGNLIDNAFDAVLTSVRQSKHIAHERRIIEVSVSDYGNEIVLEVDDQGCGLPEGVSADILTERGVSSKSNQGRGVGLFLVQQLTDRYHGQLEMFDKKGSGTRMTVYLPKEPLV
- a CDS encoding GNAT family N-acetyltransferase, with the translated sequence MNNVICSKYGITLRKWNDEDIQGYATLASDEENMKFISSGNARTIDIIKDEVDRFRQNQEQKGWARWVVSQGPNAPFMGYAGFEEKQFGINFGMRYLPKYWGTPWTYLAGHAALCWAFDVLGFTSVYTLTNIKHTRAIQMNLKYLNLDRRQCRVVSTQFGDHLKIDYTRDNFFAVRDKNENTAQKLFQYIQKQEARETVHAKY
- a CDS encoding lysophospholipid acyltransferase family protein yields the protein MQNIEQTISCRDVPISALCDVKLWNHFSPLTALYMPFGFLLLLFRLLLIGAYGVIFPLFPVSRRKRIYRIFIRMLGIRVRCNMTSQEVGQHTAGCVVASTHVSIFDHIPGLAMPHATLMIDKSDSPLGKFVGYILFKGSDSNYWLVRNQRQLVQCFRQWNKSPEQHALYITPEATINNGKALFRFRPEFMIRGQPVVPLALKVKLPFGLSPSPMMSPGYVRFLTILMMPYIHFEVTYLDKLHYSKEQAPQEFADTVQQAIADYLEIPATRWTKDDKYSYREQLKQS
- a CDS encoding HAD-IB family phosphatase produces the protein MNVIFDFDNTLLPEESTVEVLKIALSHKKGGHETMQYLADIAPRAFAGKSTWQEKLLMLKTAMSVTRQTVDQYVASRVNALNPVLKETLQSLTNKGVKLHVISGGYTEWITPLLSAWEIQCDQITANRFIWLGNRVVAIRPSPLLSSKGKVQVIHHWKSQNKTTGKFIIVGDGSADQDTLRYNASDAFVSAEYFQNNQLPEMDQMRRASTPEEVGQHIDHFLTQLSPAVVY